Proteins encoded together in one Hevea brasiliensis isolate MT/VB/25A 57/8 chromosome 16, ASM3005281v1, whole genome shotgun sequence window:
- the LOC110641799 gene encoding two-component response regulator ORR9, translating to MEEKSGLKNTHQQEQEQQEAQQDQQQEQEQHFHVLAVDDSLLDRKLLERLLRVSSYQVTCVDSGDKALEYLGLLEKLDNASTASSSSSSSSSSSSSSSSSHSSSSSQSTQHEGMKVHLIMTDYCMPGMSGYDLLKRVKGSSWKDVPVVVMSSENIPSRISMCLEGGAEEFLLKPLQLSDMEKLQPHLLKSLDHSCTEGMDNSGSTNNNNNNINNNISKRKAISPEPPERRPKMKGLAVV from the exons ATGGAGGAGAAATCAGGTCTTAAAAATACACATCAACAGGAACAAGAGCAACAAGAGGCACAGCAAGATCAGCAGCAGGAGCAGGAGCAACATTTTCATGTCTTGGCTGTGGATGATAGTCTTCTTGATAGGAAGCTTTTAGAGAGGCTGCTTAGAGTTTCTTCTTATCAAG TAACTTGCGTGGACTCTGGGGATAAAGCATTAGAATATCTGGGATTGCTTGAAAAACTAGACAATGCGTCTACAGcttcttcttcatcatcatcttcttcttcttcttcctcctcttcctcttcctcccaCTCCTCCTCTTCCTCCCAATCAACACAACATGAG GGTATGAAAGTCCATTTGATAATGACAGATTATTGCATGCCTGGGATGAGTGGCTATGATTTACTCAAAAGAGTCAAG GGTTCTTCTTGGAAAGACGTTCCAGTCGTAGTTATGTCGTCTGAAAATATACCTTCTAGAATTAGCAT GTGCTTGGAAGGAGGAGCTGAGGAATTCTTGTTGAAGCCTCTTCAGTTATCAGATATGGAGAAGCTGCAGCCTCATCTTCTAAAATCCCTTGACCACTCTTGTACTGAAGGAATGGACAACAGTGGAAGcaccaacaacaacaataacaacatcAATAATAATATTAGCAAGAGGAAGGCAATATCTCCTGAGCCCCCAGAAAGAAGACCTAAAATGAAAGGACTAGCTGTTGTATAG